One Drechmeria coniospora strain ARSEF 6962 chromosome 01, whole genome shotgun sequence genomic region harbors:
- a CDS encoding hypothetical protein (related to ankyrin 3) — MNPYRLNDSADDRSEYSLSGPPPSVPPKEPLVLDLKEALGLPPSTANTARSASIRAASPPRSHYQEPVSVSVLTSPPPPPPPPPLSPSAWPRQPPLSAPSSAHAPYLVPHAPHLVPHAFPQRTVAMAQSSKAHTQCLQLCSDVAAAGDRVAERLAEYATLAKHLPHGFDALANDLLDMCQVLFLIEAGLNEAARNGQSLPLDMITVLDKKFRTAQADFKVLDQIVGKQLDYERQGAMGRMRRGFGKMFGDNSVERVALALSRSREDLKMSAYMFQWSVGADKVESALGIGYIGLAAALETSDLRRKRAVSVASEERTSYVRHQRSLENTRLADLSSQSPTLLQPPLMQPKGSPFGHESVSGDSAFGGHGHVGHAGHVGQESPNTRYTGSSAGSSYDGRQSHSVSRKTAGGYEESHRSAAAEPSRESSRELDALLADIANLDLDSSKVVHVKSEPYTMPRKRPRTTADADKVNVKHALVSAIRARDHKLIGQLLDRGVSPNTGPELHALNEAVLAQDAESVRLLLLYGADANETDQDGVSPLVAAAEKSFLTGAMALLKYGADPNQSSGPELETPLVVAVVANNLRLGHLLLMYGGSANQSTADGDTLLVGCINKKTPKKLVDLLLDYGADANKKNREGKTALFEAITAGRLDLVGSLLDHGANPNLPGPKHMLWPSTYQPPILKTLLEHGADFKKAPGVMELATSINNIESIRILLKAGVDPNAKKDGVYTPLCSSIRDDRSDIFQLLLSNGADPNCPASEYPAFKCVTHHRVHFLPALVAAGAKLTSPKGILETAVTSNNPEALRWLLDRGLDPDEKSAKGHTPLTSAIRDNRVEFVELLLGRGANPNVRGQDWPVCMAVRNPDILRRVLSVLPEPRAFKGVMEMAVVANQLESVKLLLAAGVSVEDRNGGVFSPLTTAIREYRTDIVSYLIREGGADVNAPGEHLPIVKSLRRLQEDSTEIIDLLLESGADPNKVYRGWNGIMQALENGDAAMLKKMCKKGVNLDVRDELGRSVTEIAISRRWEEAVTILMASPRLQPALE, encoded by the coding sequence ATGAACCCGTATCGTCTCAAtgactcggccgacgaccggTCAGAATACTCCCTGTCGGGACCGCCGCCCTCCGTGCCCCCCAAGGagcctctcgtcctcgacctgaAGGAAGCCCTCGGCCTGCCACCTTCAACCGCCAACACAGCCCGGTCCGCCTCGATCCgggccgcctcgcctcctcgcAGCCATTACCAAGAGCCCGTGTCCGTGTCGGTGctgacgtcgccgccgccgccgccgccgccgccgccgctgtcCCCGTCCGCCTGGCCGCGGCAGCCTCCCCTCTCGgccccctcgtcggcgcaCGCGCCGTACCTCGTCCCGCACGCGCCGCACCTCGTCCCGCACGCGTTCCCGCAGCGgaccgtcgccatggcccaGTCGTCCAAGGCGCACACGCAGTGCCTGCAGCTCTGCagcgacgtggccgccgccggtgacCGCGTCGCCGAGCGGCTCGCCGAGTACGCGACGCTCGCCAAGCACCTCCCCCACGGcttcgacgccctcgccaacGACCTGCTCGACATGTGCCAGGTGCTCTTCCTCATCGAGGCCGGCCTCAACGAGGCGGCGCGCAACGGCCAGTCGCTGCCGCTCGACATGATCACGGTGCTCGACAAGAAGTTCCGCACCGCCCAGGCCGACTTCAAGGTGCTCGACCAGATCGTCGGCAAGCAGCTCGACTACGAGCGCCAGGGCGCCATGGGCCGCATGCGCCGCGGCTTCGGCAAGATGTTCGGCGACAACAGCGTCGAgcgcgtcgccctcgccctctcgcGGTCGCGCGAGGACCTCAAGATGAGCGCCTACATGTTCCAGTggagcgtcggcgccgacaagGTCGAGAgcgccctcggcatcggctacatcggcctcgccgcggcGCTCGAGACGTCGGACCTCCGCCGCAAGCGCGCCGTCTCGGTGGCGTCGGAGGAGCGGACGTCGTACGTGCGCCACCAGCGGAGCCTCGAGAACACgcgcctcgccgacctgTCGTCGCAGTCGCCGACGCTCCTCCAGCCGCCGCTGATGCAGCCCAAGGGCTCGCCCTTCGGCCACGAGTCGGTCAGCGGCGACAGCGCCttcggcggccacggccacgtcggccacgccggccacgtcggccaGGAGAGCCCCAACACGCGCTACACGGGCAGCTCGGCCGGCAGCTCGTACGACGGCCGGCAGTCGCACTCGGTGTCGCGCAAGACGGCCGGCGGCTACGAGGAGAGCCACCGgagcgcggcggccgagccgagcCGCGAGTCGAgccgcgagctcgacgcgctcctcgccgacatcgccaacctcgacctcgacagcTCCAAGGTGGTGCACGTCAAGAGCGAGCCGTACACGATGCCGCGCAAGCGGCCGCGCAccacggccgacgccgacaaagTCAACGTCAAGCACGCGCTCGTCTCGGCCATCCGCGCGCGCGACCACAAGCTCATCggccagctcctcgaccgcgGCGTCTCGCCCAACACGGGGCCGGAGCTGCACGCGCTCAACGAGGCGGTGCTCGCCCAGGACGCCGAGAGCGTccgcctgctgctcctctacggcgccgacgccaacgagACGGACCAGGACGGCGTCAGCCCGCtcgtggccgcggcggagaAGTCGTTCCTCACGGGCGCCATGGCCCTGCTCAAGTACGGCGCCGACCCGAACCAGTCGTCGGGCCCCGAGCTCGAGACGCcgctcgtcgtggccgtcgtggccaacAACCTGCGCCTCGGCCATCTGCTGCTCATGTACGGCGGCAGCGCGAAccagtcgacggccgacggcgacacgctgctcgtcggctgCATCAACAAGAAGACGCccaagaagctcgtcgacctgctgctcgactacggcgccgacgcgaaCAAGAAGAACCGCGAGGGCAAGACGGCCCTCTTCGAGGCCATCacggccggccggctcgacctcgtcggcagcctcCTCGACCACGGCGCGAACCCGAACCTGCCGGGCCCCAAGCACATGctctggccgtcgacgtaccAGCCGCCCATCCTCAAGACGCTgctcgagcacggcgccgacTTCAAGAAGGCGCCGGGCGTCATGGAGCTTGCGACGAGCATCAACAACATCGAGTCGATCCGCATCCTGctcaaggccggcgtcgaccccAACGCCAAGAAGGACGGCGTCTACACGCCGCTGTGCTCGTCGATCCGCGACGACCGCAGCGACATCTTCCAGCTGCTGCTGAGCAACGGCGCCGACCCCAACTGCCCGGCGAGCGAGTACCCGGCCTTCAAGTGCGTGACGCACCACCGGGTCCACTTCCTGCcggcgctcgtcgccgccggcgccaagCTCACGTCGCCCAAGGGCATCCTCGAGACGGCGGTGACGTCCAACAACCCCGAGGCGCTGCGCTGGCTGCTCGACCGCGGCCTCGACCCGGACGAGAAGAGCGCCAAGGGCCACACGCCGCTGACGAGCGCCATCCGCGACAACCGCGTCGAGttcgtcgagctgctgctcggccgcggcgccaACCCCAACGTCCGCGGCCAGGACTGGCCCGTCTGCATGGCGGTGCGCAACCCCGACATCCTGCGGCGCGTGCTCTCGGTCCTGCCCGAGCCGCGCGCCTTCAAGGGCGTCATGgagatggccgtcgtcgccaaccAGCTCGAGTCGGTcaagctgctgctcgccgccggcgtctcgGTCGAGGACCGCAACGGCGGCGTCTTCTCGccgctgacgacggccatccgcGAGTACCGCACCGACATCGTCTCGTACCTCAtccgcgagggcggcgccgacgtcaacGCGCCGGGCGAGCACCTGCCCATCGTCAAGTCGCTCCGGCGGCTGCAGGAGGACAGCACCGAGATCAtcgacctgctgctcgagagCGGCGCCGACCCGAACAAGGTCTACCGCGGCTGGAACGGCATCATGCAGGCGCTCGAGAACGGCGACGCGGCGATGCTGAAGAAGATGTGCAAGAAGGGCGTCAACCTGGACGTCAgggacgagctcggccgctCCGTGACGGAGATTGCCATCTCGCGCCGCTGGGAGGAGGCGGTGACGATTCTCATGGCGAGCCCGCGCCTGCAGCCGGCGCTCGAGTGA
- a CDS encoding late sexual development protein, with translation MIGQLLPLSALLGLAAGAAIPTNDGFPSPSAQQELSIAQQAGGLLPNGPAPTSLGANSITAFQLIAFNELFETAYFSSLLANITSGAAGYEAENKDELIKIFTTVLAQEEQHAIAAVATLKGVNAFAPSACQYQFPVSNLKDAINLAETFTAAVLGALQGANVIFGQDGNVPPIQIVSSVIGQEGAQNGFYRVFLDKVPSESPFLTAVPAPFAWSALQAFIVPGSCPYALSDIALPIFPGLMTNGGAVAALEPKDQTLSFSADLSSSEAAKKYVGSSSLFLTYTTGQQMPISVPITDVKWDGCTISFKANFPYTEHVMQGFSHAALTTANNIANPNAVVDCALAGPALIQVNNPL, from the exons ATGATCGGCCAACTTCTTCCCCTCTCGgcgctgctcggcctcgcggcTGGCGCGGCCATCCCGACCAATGACGGCTTCCCGAGCCCAAGCGCGCAGCAGGAGCTCAGCATAGCCCAGCAGGCGGGCGGCTTGTTGCCGAACGGACCGGCGCCAACGTCGCTCGGCGCCAACAGCATCACCGCCTTCCAGCTCATCGCCTTCAACGAACTCTTCGAGACGGCCTACTTCAGCTCGCTGCTCGCAAACATCACCTCCGGCGCGGCCGGCTACGAGGCCGAGAACAAGGATGAGCTCATCAAGATTTTCACCACCGTGCTCGCT CAAGAGGAGCAGCACGCCATCGCGGCCGTCGCGACGCTCAAGGGCGTCAACGCCTTCGCCCCCTCGGCCTGCCAGTACCAGTTTCCCGTCTCGAACCTCAAGGATGCCATCAACCTCGCCGAGAccttcaccgccgccgtcctcggcgcgcTCCAGGGCGCCAACGTCATCTTCGGCCAGGACGGAAACGTGCCGCCGATCCAGATCGTCTCCTCCGTCATCGGCCAGGAGGGCGCCCAGAACGGCTTCTACCGCGTCTTCCTCGACAAGGTTCCGTCCGAGTCGCCCTTCCTCACCGCCGTGCCCGCGCCCTTTGCCTGGTCGGCCCTGCAGGCCTTTATCGTGCCCGGCTCCTGCCCCTACGCCCTGAGCGACATCGCCCTGCCCATCTTCCCGGGCCTCATGACCaacggcggtgccgtcgcggCGCTCGAGCCCAAGGACCAGACCCTCAGCTTCAGCGCCGACCTGTCGAGctccgaggcggccaagaagtacgtcggcagcagcagcctctTCCTCACCTACACGACGGGCCAGCAGATGCCCATCAGCGTGCCCATCACCGACGTCAAGTGGGACGGGTGCACCATCAGCTTCAAGGCCAACTTCCCCTACACCGAGCATGTCATGCAGGGCTTCTCCCACGCGGcgctgacgacggccaacAACATTGCGAACcccaacgccgtcgtcgattgCGCCCTCGCCGGGCCCGCCCTCATCCAGGTGAACAATCCTCTCTGA
- a CDS encoding NAD dependent epimerase/dehydratase, which produces MGGVPSMPSDRTRTLQVIGAGYSRTGTVSMALALEKLLDGPVMHGGTHLFGREDAYPKLWCEIFRQRNNKPVLMKLLREATAGFVGLTDAPGTMFLPELLELYPEAKVVLVTRDPHRWLRSMELIMRNIGMKPWVLEALLFPCPTWRWTPTVLGQMGEKESERLGIKLGPEYLPKYNEYVRAHVQPEKLLTMELKEGWDPLAKFLDAPVPKEPFPRANDAQAFEAYARRIVVTAGLVWTGILLAIGLAVWGTWQLSR; this is translated from the exons aTGGGCGGCGTACCATCGATGCCGTCCGACCGGACGCGGACTCTCCAGGTCATCGGCGCCGGATACTCCAGAACCGGCACCGTATCCATGGCACTCGCTCTCGAGAAGCTTCTCGACGGGCCCGTCATGCACGGCGGCACTCACCTCTTTGGCCGCGAAGACG cgtACCCCAAGTTGTGGTGCGAAATCTTCCGCCAGCGCAACAACAAGCCGGTGCTGATGAAGCTCCTGCGcgaggccacggccggcttcgtcggcctcacCGACGCACCCGGCACCATGTTCCTGccggagctgctcgagctgtACCCCGAAGCCAAGGTGGTGCTCGTCACGCGCGACCCGCACCGCTGGCTTCGGAGCATGGAGCTCATCATGCGCAACATTGGCATGAAACCGTGGGTCCTCGAGGCCCTGCTGTTTCCGTGCCCGACCTGGCGCTGGACCCCGACCGTTCTCGGTCAGATGGGAGAAAA GGAAAGTGAACGACTCGGTATCAAGCTAGGCCCAG AGTACCTGCCAAAGTACAACGAATATGTACGCGCCCACGTCCAGCCGGAGAAGCTGCTCACCATGGAGCTCAAGGAGGGCTGGGATCCACTGGCCAAGTTCTTGGACGCGCCGGTGCCCAAGGAGCCGTTTCCGCGCGCCAATGATGCGCAGGCATTTGAAGCGTATGCGAGGAGGATCGTTGTCACTGCAGGCCTTGTGTGGACGGGCATCCTGCTTGCCATCGGTCTCGCCGTCTGGGGTACGTGGCAGCTGTCGAGGTAG